CTACGAGTTTTTCTTTAACACCTAAATCAACTAGCTCACCGTAGCGGTTAAAGCCTTCACCATACATAATCTGGAATTCAGCTTGCTTAAATGGCGCAGCAATTTTATTTTTAACCACTTTAACGCGAGTTTCGTTACCAACTACTTCATCGCCCGCTTTTACCGCACCGATGCGGCGAATATCAAGGCGTACAGATGCATAAAACTTAAGCGCATTACCACCGGAGGTAGTTTCTGGGTTACCAAACATTACACCAATCTTCATGCGGATTTGGTTAATAAAGATACACATGCAGTTAGTTTGTTTTAGGGTACCCGTTAGCTTGCGTAAAGCTTGCGACATTAAACGTGCCTGCAAACCAACATGGCTATCGCCCATGTCACCTTCGATTTCTGCTTTTGGTGTTAATGCTGCTACCGAGTCAATTACGATCATATCTACAGCGCCAGAGCGCGCTAACATATCAGTAATTTCTAGAGCTTGCTCACCAGTGTCAGGCTGAGACACTAATAAGTTATCTACATCTACACCCAGTTTTTTAGCGTAAATAGGGTCTAGGGCATGCTCTGCATCCACAAAGGCACATACCTTGCCCACTTTCTGCGCTTGTGCAATCGCTTCAAGAGTAAGAGTGGTTTTACCAGAACTTTCAGGACCATAGATTTCAATCACTCGACCCATTGGTAAGCCGCCAGCACCCAAGGCAATATCAATTGATAAAGAACCAGTAGAAATGGTTTCGATATCCATGGTACGGTTATCACCAAGCTTCATGATTGAGCCTTTACCAAATTGCTTCTCAATTTGGCCTAGGGCCGCAGCTAATGC
The Agarivorans aestuarii DNA segment above includes these coding regions:
- the recA gene encoding recombinase RecA, producing MDQNKQKALAAALGQIEKQFGKGSIMKLGDNRTMDIETISTGSLSIDIALGAGGLPMGRVIEIYGPESSGKTTLTLEAIAQAQKVGKVCAFVDAEHALDPIYAKKLGVDVDNLLVSQPDTGEQALEITDMLARSGAVDMIVIDSVAALTPKAEIEGDMGDSHVGLQARLMSQALRKLTGTLKQTNCMCIFINQIRMKIGVMFGNPETTSGGNALKFYASVRLDIRRIGAVKAGDEVVGNETRVKVVKNKIAAPFKQAEFQIMYGEGFNRYGELVDLGVKEKLVDKAGAWFSYKGSKIGQGKANASTYLKEHPEVAQEIEMTIRNNLLNKVELEEQEPAAEAPADQEA